In the Arthrobacter sp. 31Y genome, one interval contains:
- a CDS encoding response regulator transcription factor — MVKVGVVDDHEAVRIGFAAAASLDAKTAEVPVVAVRLADTVNSLLSGGHTVFDVVALDMSLADGSRPRDNVRRLLAAGYPVLVFSVGDRQEDLREALAAGASGVSRKSENIRQTLELIRQVALGKTIDNQELAAAIDGDREFVAAQLSDREQETLRLYAAGFTRSQTASRMNVSPNTVGTNIRRIREKYAAANRPAASKLELYHRAVEDGLYTPPHTRD, encoded by the coding sequence GTGGTGAAGGTTGGAGTGGTTGATGACCATGAAGCAGTCCGAATAGGGTTTGCAGCGGCCGCATCGTTGGACGCTAAGACTGCCGAAGTTCCAGTCGTTGCAGTTCGCCTGGCAGACACTGTGAATTCTCTTTTATCCGGGGGTCATACGGTTTTTGACGTCGTTGCCCTGGACATGTCACTTGCCGATGGGTCACGCCCCAGGGATAACGTCCGCCGACTACTCGCGGCGGGGTACCCCGTGCTGGTGTTCAGCGTCGGCGACAGACAAGAGGATCTGCGGGAGGCATTAGCCGCTGGAGCTTCGGGAGTCTCCCGCAAGTCGGAGAACATACGCCAGACTCTGGAACTGATTCGGCAGGTTGCTCTTGGCAAGACTATTGACAACCAGGAACTGGCTGCCGCCATTGACGGTGACCGTGAGTTCGTCGCGGCTCAGCTCAGTGACCGCGAGCAGGAGACTCTCCGCTTGTACGCGGCAGGATTTACAAGATCCCAGACCGCGTCCAGGATGAACGTCTCCCCCAATACCGTCGGAACGAACATAAGGCGCATCCGGGAGAAGTATGCGGCAGCCAACCGTCCAGCGGCCTCCAAGCTCGAGCTTTATCATCGAGCCGTGGAGGACGGACTCTACACACCGCCGCATACCCGAGACTAG